From Streptomyces zhihengii, the proteins below share one genomic window:
- a CDS encoding carboxylesterase/lipase family protein, with product MDLIATTRQGKVRGRSHEGIAAFLGIPYAAPPFGAHRFRAPAPAEPWEGVRDALEYGPTAPKRPYRPPLDRLIPDPSVPGDDCLNLNVWTPSAGEGRLPVMVWIHGGSLRNGSASLPLYDGGAFARDGVVLVSVNYRLGVEGFGVFPDAPDNRGLLDQIAALTWVRDNIAAFGGDPANVTVCGESAGAISIAALMTSPAAAGLFHRAILQSGPPHTTSRRAGAKTVRAMARRLRIPATAEAFAAVDRELLLDAQAAVVDGSDPVRGGPGFHIVTDGDVVPAVPPLPEADLLLGCNREEYRLWFVPGGTVDRISRLTLRLALLKIRVPQRVARLYRANRPDAVPGEILGEMATDLLLRGPLNRLADSRPARTFVYEFRWRSPVMGLGACHALELGFVFDTLPAAEDLTGPGAPQPLADAMHRAWVDFAATGRPGWSEWNAERPVMVFDHPAAGPVLAPRDEELRAWL from the coding sequence ATGGACCTCATCGCGACCACCCGGCAGGGCAAGGTCCGAGGCCGTTCCCACGAGGGGATCGCCGCCTTTCTCGGCATCCCCTACGCCGCCCCGCCGTTCGGCGCCCACCGCTTCCGCGCTCCCGCCCCGGCCGAACCCTGGGAAGGGGTACGGGACGCCCTGGAGTACGGGCCGACCGCCCCCAAACGCCCCTACCGCCCGCCCCTCGACCGGCTGATCCCCGATCCGTCCGTCCCCGGGGACGACTGCCTCAACCTGAACGTGTGGACCCCGTCCGCCGGCGAGGGCCGGCTGCCCGTCATGGTGTGGATCCACGGGGGTTCCCTGCGCAACGGCTCGGCCAGCCTGCCGCTCTACGACGGGGGCGCCTTCGCCCGCGACGGGGTGGTCCTCGTCTCGGTCAACTACCGGCTCGGCGTCGAGGGGTTCGGGGTCTTCCCCGACGCACCGGACAACCGTGGGCTCCTCGACCAGATCGCGGCACTGACCTGGGTCCGCGACAACATCGCCGCCTTCGGCGGCGATCCGGCGAACGTCACCGTGTGCGGCGAGTCCGCCGGTGCGATCAGCATCGCCGCGCTCATGACCAGCCCCGCCGCTGCCGGACTGTTCCACCGGGCGATCCTGCAGAGCGGCCCGCCGCACACCACATCGCGCCGCGCGGGGGCGAAGACCGTACGGGCCATGGCGAGGAGACTGCGGATCCCTGCCACCGCCGAGGCGTTCGCGGCGGTGGACCGGGAGCTGCTGCTGGACGCGCAGGCCGCCGTCGTCGACGGGTCCGACCCCGTCCGGGGCGGCCCCGGCTTCCACATCGTCACCGACGGCGACGTGGTGCCCGCCGTTCCGCCCCTGCCCGAGGCCGACTTGCTGCTGGGCTGCAACCGGGAGGAGTACCGGCTGTGGTTCGTGCCCGGCGGTACGGTGGACCGGATCAGCCGCCTCACCCTGCGGCTGGCGCTGCTGAAGATCCGCGTCCCGCAGCGCGTGGCACGCCTGTACCGGGCCAACCGGCCGGACGCCGTTCCCGGTGAGATCCTCGGCGAGATGGCGACCGACCTGCTGCTGCGGGGGCCGCTCAACCGCCTCGCGGACTCCCGCCCCGCGCGTACCTTCGTCTACGAATTCCGCTGGCGCTCCCCCGTGATGGGGCTCGGCGCGTGCCATGCGCTGGAGCTCGGCTTCGTCTTCGACACCCTGCCCGCCGCCGAGGACCTGACCGGGCCCGGCGCGCCCCAGCCGCTCGCCGACGCCATGCACCGGGCCTGGGTCGACTTCGCCGCGACGGGCCGGCCGGGCTGGTCCGAGTGGAACGCGGAGCGGCCCGTGATGGTCTTCGACCACCCCGCCGCAGGTCCGGTCCTCGCGCCCCGGGACGAGGAACTCCGCGCCTGGCTGTGA